One region of bacterium genomic DNA includes:
- a CDS encoding regulatory protein RecX: MSIITDLKPQRRAGFINVLVDGDFVCGLSDYHVALYGLHVGDEVTTEQIEEFKDRSIESKMYAAALRYISYRIRSVGEVRTYLLRKEYDSYLVEALLQRLQRDKCLDDEDFVERWVRMRLEQNRSLATIRAELIKKQIDRHTIDRYLNQIDNRIVYTQIKQLVQKKRSHYTTLEKLIQYLLRKGFRYSDIQKAISDIE; the protein is encoded by the coding sequence ATGTCGATTATTACAGACTTGAAGCCACAGCGTCGGGCAGGTTTTATCAATGTTCTCGTGGATGGTGATTTTGTTTGTGGTCTGTCTGACTATCATGTTGCTTTATACGGGTTACACGTTGGCGATGAAGTAACAACTGAGCAAATAGAAGAATTCAAAGATCGTTCGATCGAGTCGAAGATGTATGCAGCAGCGCTGCGGTATATCTCGTATCGGATACGGAGTGTGGGGGAGGTGCGCACGTATTTATTGCGCAAAGAATACGATTCTTATCTGGTTGAGGCACTGTTGCAGAGATTGCAACGAGACAAGTGTTTAGACGACGAAGATTTTGTTGAACGGTGGGTTCGTATGCGCCTTGAGCAAAACCGCTCGCTCGCTACGATTCGAGCTGAACTAATCAAGAAACAGATTGATAGACATACTATTGATAGGTATTTGAACCAAATTGATAATCGGATTGTGTATACACAAATTAAGCAGCTTGTACAAAAAAAGCGTTCGCATTACACGACGCTTGAAAAACTGATTCAATATCTGC